The genomic DNA TCGGCGTAGATCCCGGCCACGGTCAGATCGGCGGTGTAGCCGGTGGCGAACTCGATGGGCACGGTGTCGCCGACTCCGACGGCGAGCTCGTCGGCCAGGTCGTCGTGGAGCACGATCACGTCGGTGGTGTCGCCGGTGGGCAGCGCGCCGCTACGGAGATCGATGTCGAAGAGGTCCTCGACCGACCCCAGGTCGAGCGCGGTCACCTCGTGCACGTCGGTGCCGAGTCGAGCGTCGTCGTAACGCATGCCCGTGACGGTTTCGAACTGTCCGCTCGCCTCGAGCTCGTCGGCCAGCGTCGCCGGCATGCCGGCACCGTCGTCGGTCGGCGCGATCACGTAGTCGGCGGTGACCGACTGCTCGATCAGTCGACCGAGGCTGGACTTGACCGACTCCCCGACGACGTAGCCCGTCGTCACGAGCGACAGGCCGATCATCAGGGCGGCAGCGGTGGTCGCGGTGCGGCGGGGATTGCGGCTCGCGTTGCCGCGAGCGAGTGCGCCGGCCGTGCCCATGAGGCGGGCGACCGGCCACCCGAGCACGACGGTGAGCGGTCGGGCGACAGCCGGACTGGCCAGGGTCAGGCCGAGGAACACCATGAGGGCCGCCACGCCCAGGACGAGGATCGTCACGATGGTGGAGAGGGACGGGCCGAACAGCCCGGCCGCGCCGAGGGCCACGCCGGCGATCAGGGTGAGGCCACCCCGGACCAGGCGCTGGCGACTGTTCTCCTTCGACACGACGGCCCCGTCGCGCAGCGCCACGATCGGTGCGACCGCCGCGGCGGCACGGGCGGGAGCGATCGACGAGACGACGGTGACTCCCACGCCGAGTACGAGGGCGAGGACGATCGTCCGCGCCGCCAGGATGGTCGGATAGGCGGGAAGCTGGGCCCCCAGCGCCTCGAAGAGCGCCGTCAGCAGGGCGGCGATGCCGACGCCGGCGGCCAGGCCGATCACGCTGGCGATCACGCCGACGATCAGGGCCTCGGCGATGACCGACCGGCGGAGCTGGCGGGGATCGGCGCCGATCGCTCGCAGAAGGCCCATCTCGCGGACCCGCTGGCCCAGGACGATGGCGAACGTGTTGTAGATGATGAAGATCGACACGAACAGCGACACGATGGCGAAGCCGAGCAGCACGTTGCCGATGATCGTGATGCCCTCGTCGAACTCGGCCGATTGTTCGGCGGTGACGGTGGCCTGGTCGACGATCTCGGCTCGGGTGTCGCCGAGGAGGTCGACGATCGTCGCCGTGACGGCGGCCGCGTCGGCCCCGGGGGAGAGCCGTATCGGGATCTGGTCGACCAGTGTGTCGCCGCCGAAGAGGCGTTGGGCCTCGTCGAGCGAGACGTGCATCAGGGTGGCGCCGACGGTTGCGTTGTCGGAACCGAAGCTGGTGGTGG from Acidimicrobiales bacterium includes the following:
- a CDS encoding FtsX-like permease family protein gives rise to the protein MLRLTLRNLAANKARFLMTTFAVVLGVGFVVSSFVMSDGLRSTFGDLSEDISSGTDLLVRPTSEFGDPIPLSEELVAEIAALDGIDNAMAFVESEENAIQPIKADGTTITTAGPPQLTFAWSDDTALGSFTIVDGSAPDGPDEFSMDVTAAEQHGFVIGERYDVVTPQGLWPDVTLVATTSFGSDNATVGATLMHVSLDEAQRLFGGDTLVDQIPIRLSPGADAAAVTATIVDLLGDTRAEIVDQATVTAEQSAEFDEGITIIGNVLLGFAIVSLFVSIFIIYNTFAIVLGQRVREMGLLRAIGADPRQLRRSVIAEALIVGVIASVIGLAAGVGIAALLTALFEALGAQLPAYPTILAARTIVLALVLGVGVTVVSSIAPARAAAAVAPIVALRDGAVVSKENSRQRLVRGGLTLIAGVALGAAGLFGPSLSTIVTILVLGVAALMVFLGLTLASPAVARPLTVVLGWPVARLMGTAGALARGNASRNPRRTATTAAALMIGLSLVTTGYVVGESVKSSLGRLIEQSVTADYVIAPTDDGAGMPATLADELEASGQFETVTGMRYDDARLGTDVHEVTALDLGSVEDLFDIDLRSGALPTGDTTDVIVLHDDLADELAVGVGDTVPIEFATGYTADLTVAGIYADATILEDPLVPDQVFDDAGAEQADEWIAASLAEGSTTAELAPLVAQLETTYPQISIDTASEFQQSLEDTIDSALLVVNALLALAIVIALIGIANTLALSVHERTRELGLLRAVGMTRRQTRRMVRWEAVIVALFGTVLGVGAGVLFGWGAVSALPDSSFGGSFTIPIAPIAQVVVLAAVATLVAAWLPARRAGNLRVLDAISH